A segment of the Trifolium pratense cultivar HEN17-A07 linkage group LG7, ARS_RC_1.1, whole genome shotgun sequence genome:
AACACTGAAAATAGGTCACCACTTGTTGAATGTATTCAAATACCACACACAACACTATTTGCAATACCCCACTTGTTGAATGTATTCAAATACAATGTCAAATTACGTACAGTACCAAACTTACCTTATGTTTGGAGATATAAAAATAGATGAACTAGACTTGTTTGTTTACTTCACAATTTACATATACTATAAAGGCTTTCTGGATTAGTTTACTCTCACTGTATTAATCATCCTAACAAGATGTGGAGTAAAGCACACAGCATTCTAACTATTGTGTATCTCAATGACTCTGTTCTGAAGTACAACAATATAAACAGCCAGAGGATCATAGTCATCTGAACGAGTTTCAATACTACCCTCACACATAAGTACTTCTTCTGCCATCTACAAATTACTTGGGTACTAAATTCAAATTGATCCAAAGATAAAACCCAGCACCACAATTTTGAAACTACTACAAAACCCAGCAAGGTAGTAGAGCAAGACCCACAGGTCCGTAACCTAATTAAGAGGAATGCAAGACTTACCCCACAAACCtaaactactactactactgaaAATTATCAAATGATAAGTGCCAACCTTAAAAGTGTGTGTTGAACCAAGTCAAAAAGATCTACCAATATTCCATGTCAACGATTAGCGGTCCGCAACATttcaataatttgaatgtaaaaTGAACAAGATAATGCAGGTTAAGGTTCTCTCAATATGAAACCTTGAAATGAGCTTGAATTTTAAACCTAAAGACGAAAGCCAGCTAAACCATTTCCATGCTCCATAATCATCAACAAGGAAAACCAACATAACACAATCAACACATTTGTTCACACAATCccaacacaagcatacacataTCAATGGTGAAAATTCTCCAACCCAATGTTCACTATATAACACTCAATGATCTAATCTAAAGCCAAGAAGAACAATTTCAAATATGTCCATACTAAAATCAATGGTGAAAATTCTCCAACCCAATGTTAACTATAACACTCAATGATCTAATCTAAAGCCAAGAAGAACAATTTCAAATATGCCCATACTAAAATTATTGCAACAAATTCTAGCTTTATTTCAAGTATATCTCCAAACATGCATCATTCATCTAAAGCAATATGAAAcgagtaaattatttttttgttcctAAATATATGTGAGGTGCTGTCTGCCACTATAGTTGTAAAATGTTTCAAAATTACACAAACATCTTCAAGTGTGTCTTTTGTCAGTAATTTTATGGACAAATTGACATCAGAAGACATTTCAggctatgaagcacgaacacagaaatggacaccggacacgacactgACGCATGACAACGATAATAgtaagaaaatgacataattcaatgtaatcatatatGTCGGTGTTGTGTCAGTGTCGAGACACACCTATCAGTGTCAAGACAcacctaatctgaggagtgtccgttttaatagatttcaagaTCAAACTAACTAAACAAAAGGAGCTACATTGGAGCAGCAAACAGAAAGACACATTTAAGTATATTTTCATAGATTTGACACATTCAGAGACTATTGTGACAGCATCTCACACATTTAGGAACCAAAATAACTAtataaaaacaacattaaatTGAAACCAGAAAGTAACATAAAACTGGAATACCTTATTAACATTCAAACAAAAAGATCATAAACAAGTTATAACAAGCGAGTCAACAATCTCTTCTTGACAAACATGTGCAAAaatcatagtaaaaaaaaaaaaaacttcaaaagaaattcaaattcgGAGTTATACCATCATATTATTACACCAAACATTTCATCTTTAACCTAACCGATTCCGATTCCGATCCGAATTAACCTCTATTCAGAAGATTCATTATTAGCGTTTGCAGCATCTTCAATCCTGAGACGTTCGAGTGCTTTTTCATGAGCCCAAGTTTCGATGGTTAAATCAGGCTTAGCATTAAGACCAACACCAAGGATAACGATGGTGAGGAAGCTAGTGATGTAGCAAGGAAGTTCCCAATCTTCCCATTTGCGAGATTGACCTGGAGGTAGGGGTGTTCTGTTGAAGAGATAGCCTTTGGGTGTTTCTTCGTGGCCTGGGGATGTCCATCGGCTTGCACCGGTGCTTGAACCGCCGCGGATTCGGAGAGATGAGAGGAGGCGCTGGCGGAGCATGGTGGATGCGATTGATTGTAGagtttgtgttgttgttgttgttcgaTCCCTCTTGTGTgggaaagagaaagagaaagagaaagagtgTGTGATTAGAGGGATTTGGATTAAGCTGCTTTCAAGTGGGCCTGTAGACCTTTGGTGGAAGTTTGGGAAATTGTTTCTCTTCCCACACCCtgtatttcttttctacccgatggtttatatttttatccttgaataaatatttcgAAATGTGCGTTCCGATTTCTTTTTTTCCTTGGAAAAAATTTTTGGAAtgtattttacaaaaaatttctgaatttgaaatAGAGAAACTTTGAAAAACGtgttatgaaatttttatacaagggcaaaaaaaggaaaacacaGGGTAGGAAGAAACATGGGAGGTGGGAAGaggaaaattcttttttttacagaaaataAATGAGGTCTTTTAGCGCCCTTGTTTTTCTCGTGCGTCCTGCtcttttccatttttaattgtctgttacttaagtagtAGATGTTATAaatacttaagtagcagacagtGATTACGAAGCGCGAGAAACTTCGCGGGCGCCAAAAGAAACacccaaaataaattatttttttgcttcCTCTAATCCTCTCGAGACATCcttgaattttcaaaaataacTTACTATGAttctaaaatctaaaaaattctATAATCCAAACGCCCCTATACATATCtaaaatttcaagattttacaTGTCTGGATTCTAGAATTTTAAACTTAATTTTACTCAGACAATTTTGGGCCcgtttgtttgagatttaaaaataataattttcaagaaaataatttttttagagattttgaaaaaaatctaaagctatttgcCGTTTGCTTACAatcattaaaatctatttttttaaaatggtgagggatgatgaatgataacaaaatagattttgataaaagctattgaaaataaattctcattttaatgaaaaaaatgatttttttaataaaatgatttttgaaaaaatctgaatcAAACACAagagtaagataaaaaaatagattttttttagtacatgCCCGTTGTTTTCTTAAGTTGTTTAGGTTGTTTTAGATATATGGATCCTCCTCATTATTCTCTCTCTTTGATGTGATACCAGACATTGCAGCTAAAAATTGTATATTCTCCCAATAGAGGAATTGCTGCAATGTTTAGCTTCACATCGGTGGAAGTATCCACAAATTGAATTCACATGTAACaatttttgtgtcaaaaaaaccAAGTAGATAATACTTGATAAACGATATTATCTATTGCGACATGGGTGgttgaatttttttcaaaatgcaAGTTAGAATTTAGGATCTCTGAAGAAGCCTGGGTATAACTCAAgatataattgaaatatataattaacacaatatttAGGAGATTTAAGGGGGGTAGGGATTTGATGCAACTGACATTGGAGATGAAATTAAACGAAAAAATGTCACCTCCTCCTGCATGATTAAGAGAGGCTCTAGCAGCTCCATTTGCATTACATTTTATCCCAACAGGGTGGAGGGATCCGGTCAACTTGAATGATACAAGGAACTTTATTAATATGTCCTGGTACATCAAAGTGCTTTAAAATGAGTAAATTAGGGACACAGGAGGGTATATGACCTGTAAAGTATTTACCAACCATATAAGTAGATGCTACAATCAGTTAATGGCATACTTCCAATGTATATTCTGACCGTCAACTTTGCCATTGTTGTGAATATACTAATTAAACCAATAGGTGTGAATGATTCCAAGCCGAAGGACATCATTTATTTGAAAGCTCCAATTCCTGTTACAAATAGAGAATAAAGGTGCAAAATCACATGAGCTCGGCCAAAATGTTAATATTAATAGCAAAAGCTCGGCCAATCCCAAATTGGCCAAAAGTCGTTTAATTTCAACTGCTGTTCTGCAGACAGCAAATAGAGATTGTCACCCTCTCTTTATGAGGTTATCATCAGTAGACAGTTTATCATGGAAAATTCTCCATACTAGCAACGATCTTGATGGCCGAATGATATGAGACCAAATCAAACTATACCAAGATATAGGAGTCTGCAAAGGATGCAAGAACTGAAAAGCTTATTTAAAGGACAAGGTGTCTGAATAAGGAGCCAAAACTAATTGATCATTCTCCTGAAACAAAGGTATGTTCATGAAGGGAAGAAAACTTCAGGGATAAATCTTGAGGGACCCATTTCTTGTCTTGAGTAAAATCTGAAACTGAGGAATGGAGAAAAATTCTCTTTTGCTATCAAGAGCCAGTTCTACTTGCTAAAAGATGCCACGTGATTCAGATACGTGCAAGTCTAAAGGAAATGCAGCAACTGCAAAGGCATTCTGCATAAAATGTCCTTctcatttttcaatttatcAAAATTTAGCATTCCAAAAACAACACTATCATCATATCACGCCGTTGGGTTCTCAGACTCACTTGGAGAAACATATAAGCTTTTGCACAGAGAAAGCCTCCAAGGAATGTAAAGAACTTTTTGGATTAGAAATTCCAGTCAAATTCTTGAAGTAATTAACTGCAATTAATACAACATAGACAGTTCAGTGCAGATCACCTGTTATCATTGAATCCATTTACACCAAAGTGAAGCCCTATAAGTGTAATGCATCAAATTTCAGCCGAAAAAACAGATCAGACATTGCATCATGAAAAATGGGAAGCACTTATCAAATTTGAAGATAACTAATCTTAATGGCAACTTCTATAAGACATATCACAACACATTATTTGCTAGATACTATGACAGACTCAAAAGATTGTGGTTTACTTTGAACATTGTGTGTAAAAGATGGAAAATGCAAATGAATAACAGACTAAAGAAAATGTTACAAGTTTGAGCTAAAAAGCAGCAATGTTACAAGTTTAACAAGGACTTCAATCACAAAATACCCACTAAAGAAAATTCCCATGGAAAACATCCTAAAAGTACCACAAGTTGTAGCCATCGCATAATCGCTTACCATTGCAGCTTCCGAATAAAAACCGcataacaaaatcaaaatatgaaattcaaaatcataaaataaaaaatacaagacTAAATATGAATACCTGGAGATGATTTCCTCAACAGGCAAGAATGATAGGCACCCtggagatgaaaaatatatccGCTATGAAGGAAACGCCATTAGCACTGCAAAGAGAGCAGCAACAGGAAGACCCAAGGCAGATAAGACAGAAGAAGCCAAGGTCAAGGTTATTGGGGCTAACTGGGACAGAAGTGTTCAATTCGTTGATTTTGAGTAAagaaataaccaataaaaatgttGCATTTGAATTCTTTATGACCCAATTGTCATACTATTTTGAATCTTTTCATAAGCTACGTCCCAGTTTTGGCAAGCCAATGTTTCCTTTTTCATCTATCTTCCTCCGTTTCACCAACCTAGTCATTGAGTGCTCTCAATAGGGTCTTCTTACCAGTAATCTCCACAGGAACATTTTCCTCCTACAATTCGATGAAACCGATTTTTGTCCCGCAAAGAAACTTCTCTGCCATAGACTTTTGATATATATTTAGCAAAGTTATGGCAATCAA
Coding sequences within it:
- the LOC123897712 gene encoding uncharacterized protein LOC123897712; this translates as MLRQRLLSSLRIRGGSSTGASRWTSPGHEETPKGYLFNRTPLPPGQSRKWEDWELPCYITSFLTIVILGVGLNAKPDLTIETWAHEKALERLRIEDAANANNESSE